DNA sequence from the Stenotrophomonas sp. 24(2023) genome:
ACTGCCGGTGCTGTACGTCACCGGCGAGGAATCGCTGGCGCAGGTGGCTGGCCGCGCGCACCGGCTGGAACTGCCGCTGGACGGCGTCAACGCGCTGGCCGAGACCGGTATCGAATCCATCCTGCAGCATGCGTCCAAGGCGGGGCCGCGCCTGATCGTGGCCGATTCGGTGCAGACCCTGTGGACCGAATCGCTGACCGCCGCACCCGGCTCGGTCAGCCAGGTGCGCGAGAGTGCGGCCCGGCTGGTCCGTTTCGCCAAGGAGACCGGCACGGCCGTGTTCCTGGTCGGCCATGTCACCAAGGAGGGCGGCATCGCGGGGCCTCGCGTGCTGGAGCACATGGTCGATGCGGTGCTGTATTTCGAGGGCGAAAGCGGCAGCCGTTTCCGCCTGCTGCGCGCGTTCAAGAACCGTTTCGGTGCGGTCAACGAGCTGGGCGTGTTCGCCATGGGGGACAAGGGCCTGAAGGAAGTCTCCAACCCGTCGGCCATCTTCCTGTCCGGCGGCAGTACCCACCAGCCGGGCAGCTGCGTGATGGTCACCCGCGAAGGCACGCGCCCGCTGCTGGTGGAAGTCCAGGCGCTGGTCGATGCCTCGCCGCTGTCCAATCCGCGCCGCGTGGCCGTGGGCCTGGAACAGAACCGGCTGGCCATGCTGCTGGCGGTGCTGCACCGCCATGGTGGCGTGCTGGTCGGCGACCAGGATGTGTTCGTCAACGTGGTCGGCGGCATCCGCGTGCAGGAGACCGCTGCCGATCTGCCGGTGCTGCTGGCGGTGCTGTCCTCGTTGCAGGACCGTCCGCTGGCGGAGAAGACCATTGCCTTCGGTGAGATCGGCCTGTCCGGCGAGATCCGGCCGGTGCCCAATGGCGAGGACCGCCTGCGCGAAGCTGCCACCCATGGCTTCAAGCGCGCCATCGTGCCCAAGGCCAATGCCCCCAAGGGCGGAAGCGTGAAGGGCATGGAAGTGATTGCGGTCGAGCGCCTGTCCGAGGCCATCGACGCGGCCTGACCGGGGGAATGCGGTTGCCGGCACGACACCGCTCAGCTGGCCTGTGCTAGTTTTCCCGGCTCGATGAAGGCGGTTGTGGCGCCTTCCGTGGCAAGGAGTAACCGATCGCATGCAGGACACGCCGCTCAGCTTTCCCGCCGCCGAAATCCGTCGTGCCGGGGTCGATCTCAATGGCCTGATGACGGTGCTGGGCAAGCACCTGTATTCCACCCCGGTGGTGGCCCTGCGCGAGCTGGTGCAGAACGCGCACGACTCGATCATCCGCCGTCGCCTGGAACAGCCGGGTACCGAACCGCCTTCGCGCATTTCGGTGCAGGTGGACAGCGTGGCCGGCGTGCTGCGCATCATCGATACCGGTGCCGGCCTGACCCGCCAGGAAATCCACGATTACCTGGCCACCGTCGGCGTCGGCTATACGCGTGGCCTGCGCCAGGGCGGTGATGATGAAGATGGCCTGATCGGCATGTTCGGCCTGGGGTTCCTGTCGGCGTTCGTGCTGGCACGCAAGGTGAGCGTGCGCACCACCTCCTACCAGACGCCGGAGCTGGGCCACCTGTACGTGTCCAGCAATGCCGAGCAGTACACCGTCAGCGAAGTGCCAGCGCGGGCGATCGGCACCGAGGTGGAACTGGAACTGCATCCGGACTTCCTGTCGCTGGCCCATGAGGCGCGCCTGCACGAGGTGCTGGGCCGCTACTGCGCGCTGCTGTCCGAGCCGATCTTCATCGGCGCGGCCGCCGAACCGATCAACCCCGAGCCACCACCGTGGCGGGCGGCCGGCGATGTCGCGTTGCATCCGGTGCAGGCACGCCGCCAGGCACTGCAGTTCGCCGCCCGTTTCGAGCATGACTTCGAGCCCATCGCCACCCTGCCGCTGCAGGCCGATGGCCTCAGCGATGCCACCGGCCTGCTGTGGGTGCAGGACGGGGCGACCTATGGCACCAGCGACAACCGCAACCTGTCCGTGTTCGTGCGCGGCATGCTGCTCGATGACGATGCGCGCGACCTGTTGCCCTCGTGGGCCGGGTTCGTCGGCGGGGTGATCGAGTCCTCGCGGCTGACCCCGACCGCCAGCCGCGAGGACCTGCAGCGCGATGACCAGTACCGGGCGGTGCAGCATGCGCTGCTCGAGGCGCTGATCGACGGCCTGGTGGAGGTCGCGCGGCAGCAGCCGGAAGCCTGGCGGCGCGTGCTGGCCCGCCACAACGAGGCGCTGCTGGGCGCGGCATTGTGCGACGAGCGTCTGTTCGACCTGCTGCTGGAGCACGTGCGCGTGCCTACCTCGCAGGGCGACCTGCCGGCCAGCGCGCTGCCGGCGCGTGGTGCGGTCCACGTGATCCTGGACAGTGGCGGCGGCTTCGAGGAAATGCTGTTCCGTGCGATGGGCGTGCCGGTCGCCCATGGCCATCGCTACGCGGTGGTGCCGTTCCTGCGCCGCTGGGCCCAGGCCAAGGGCCTGCGCCTGGTCGAACTGGGCACCGAGCAGGGCAACCGTGCGCTGTTCCGTGCCGATGACAGTCTGGACGATGGCCAGCTGGCCTGGCTGCGCGAGCATCTGGGCGACGGCGAGCAGCTGCTGCCGGCGCGCTTCAGCCCCGAAGCATTGCCGGTGGTGGTGGTGCCCGACCGCGAGGCGGAGCTGAAGCAGCGCCTGGAAGACGACGAGAACGACAAGCGCGTGTCGATGGCCGCGCTGCGGCTGGCGCGCCAGTTCACCGCGCGCATCCAGGCACGGGCGCCCTCGCGGCTGTACCTCAACCTGGACAACCCGGCCGTGCAGGCGCTGCTGCAGGCCCAGCGCGAAGGCCACCCGCAGGCCATGGCAGCGGCGCGGCTGCTGCGCTCGCTGAAGGTCATCGTGTCCGCGCAGGGGCGCCCGCTGGCGCGTGATGCGGCTGCGGCCGGGCCGGACCTCAATGCGGCCTTCACCGATATCGCCGCCGCCCTGCAGCAGATGCTGCGCTGAATTTCCCTCTCATCCAGCCTTCGCTAGACAGGAGTATTTCCCCATGGATATCTGGAACTGGGTCGAAAAGCTGCAGGACGACCTGCGTCAGGCCGGCCAGGCACAGAACGCACAGCTGCTGACCCGGCTGGCCGACGAGGTCAGCGAACTGCAGGTGGACCGCGTCGATGCGCTGCTGCCCGAAGCGCGCGCATTGGGCAAGGCGCTGGACAACCCCTGGGTCGATGTCTATGTCGGCCACTGGGCGTTGCGCAACCGCGTGGGCAACCGCGTGGAAGGCGAGAGCGCCCTGGGCGATGCGGTGGCGCTGTTCGAGCGCGCGCACCGCGAAGACACCCTGGAATGCCCGCAGTCGATCTGCGTGACCCAGGATCTGGCCGCCTGCTACGGCAACATCGATGGCCCGGGCTGGGTGCCCGAGCGCATCGAGGTCTGCGACGAAACGCTGGGGCGCATCGATCCCAGCTGGGCCTGCTTCCAGTGCCTGAGCTGCGAGAAGGCCGATGCCCTGCTCGATGATGGCCGTGGCGGGGAGGCGCTGGCGTACCTGCAGCAGCAGGCCGATGCCGTGGAGGCCTGCGGCAAGGACGTGTTCGACAGCTTCCCGGAAATGAAGATCAAGATCCTGCTCGCCACCGGGCAGGCCGCGCAGGCGCTGGTGCTGATCGAGCAGCGTGAGGCCGAAGTGGCTGCGGCGGGCGAGTACGAGCCGGCCAACTGCACCGTGCCGCGCCGCCTGTCCAAAGCCTGGGCACTGGCGCAGCTGGAACGTGATGAAGAAGCATTGCAGGAACTGGTGCCCTGGGCCGAATTGACCCCGAATTACTGGCGCCTGTGGGCGCAGGCGGCGGCAGCGCTGTGCCAGCGTGATCCGGCGCGCAACACCTGGGATCTGGGCACGCGCTTCAACACGATCCTGGAACACTTCGCGCAGGTCGGCGCGCACCGGCTGGTGATCGAGATCGCATCGCTCAGCCTGGCGCTTGCGCTGCAACGCGGCGCGCGCTGGGTGGCGCAGCGCCAGCTTGGCCTGGCCCGCACCCACCTGGCCCTGCTGCGGCAGGACCGCGGCGCTGCGGCGCAGATCGCGGCGCTGGCTGCCCGCATCGATGCATTGCCGGAGATCACGCCGCTGCCGGTGGCGGCGGCCGAACTGCTGCCCTGGCTGGAAGCGCAGGGCGCCCAGGCACAGGCGCGTGATCCCGAGCGGGAGGCGCAGTGGCTGCTGCAGGCGCATGCGCAGTGCCCCGATGATGCCGGCCTGGCCGATGTCGCCGCGTCCGCGCTCAATGCCTGTGGCGCGCGGGACGACGCGCAGGCGCTGCTGTGGGCATTCGTGCGGGGCCATGCGCAGGACGATGGTGCCCCGGCCTACAGCCTGATGCGCCTGCTGGCCGAGCAGGGCAACGACGATGGCCTGCGCCGACTCGCCGATGTCTTCCGTGGCACGGTGCCGGTGTTCGCGCACTGGTGCGACGTGCAGCGTGCACGGCACGTCGCGGACTGGCCCGCGCTGGAACAGGCCGCGCAGGCGCTGCTGGCGCTGTCGCCCGGTTCCCACGGCGCGCGCGGCACGCTGGCGCGGATGTACATGGATACTGGCCGCTTCGCCGAGGCACAGGCCTGCTACGCGCAGCTGGTGGGTCTGCTGGAAGAGCCCAACGCCGCCCATTGGGACCACATGAGTGCCGCCAGCGCCGCCGGTGACTGGGAGGCGGTACGCCAGTCGGCCGCAGCCATCGGCATGGAGCTATCCAGCCAGGACGGCGTGGTCGAAGAACCGTGGGGCTGGGTGAT
Encoded proteins:
- the radA gene encoding DNA repair protein RadA, with protein sequence MAKARTAYVCNECGAEYSKWQGQCTECNAWNALSEIVLEPAAAAKAPAARRSGWAGKVDPPKITALKDVEQTEHRRVSTGIGEFDRVLGGGLVEGAVVLVGGDPGIGKSTLLLQAVAKMAAELPVLYVTGEESLAQVAGRAHRLELPLDGVNALAETGIESILQHASKAGPRLIVADSVQTLWTESLTAAPGSVSQVRESAARLVRFAKETGTAVFLVGHVTKEGGIAGPRVLEHMVDAVLYFEGESGSRFRLLRAFKNRFGAVNELGVFAMGDKGLKEVSNPSAIFLSGGSTHQPGSCVMVTREGTRPLLVEVQALVDASPLSNPRRVAVGLEQNRLAMLLAVLHRHGGVLVGDQDVFVNVVGGIRVQETAADLPVLLAVLSSLQDRPLAEKTIAFGEIGLSGEIRPVPNGEDRLREAATHGFKRAIVPKANAPKGGSVKGMEVIAVERLSEAIDAA
- a CDS encoding ATP-binding protein; translation: MQDTPLSFPAAEIRRAGVDLNGLMTVLGKHLYSTPVVALRELVQNAHDSIIRRRLEQPGTEPPSRISVQVDSVAGVLRIIDTGAGLTRQEIHDYLATVGVGYTRGLRQGGDDEDGLIGMFGLGFLSAFVLARKVSVRTTSYQTPELGHLYVSSNAEQYTVSEVPARAIGTEVELELHPDFLSLAHEARLHEVLGRYCALLSEPIFIGAAAEPINPEPPPWRAAGDVALHPVQARRQALQFAARFEHDFEPIATLPLQADGLSDATGLLWVQDGATYGTSDNRNLSVFVRGMLLDDDARDLLPSWAGFVGGVIESSRLTPTASREDLQRDDQYRAVQHALLEALIDGLVEVARQQPEAWRRVLARHNEALLGAALCDERLFDLLLEHVRVPTSQGDLPASALPARGAVHVILDSGGGFEEMLFRAMGVPVAHGHRYAVVPFLRRWAQAKGLRLVELGTEQGNRALFRADDSLDDGQLAWLREHLGDGEQLLPARFSPEALPVVVVPDREAELKQRLEDDENDKRVSMAALRLARQFTARIQARAPSRLYLNLDNPAVQALLQAQREGHPQAMAAARLLRSLKVIVSAQGRPLARDAAAAGPDLNAAFTDIAAALQQMLR